From Schistocerca cancellata isolate TAMUIC-IGC-003103 chromosome 10, iqSchCanc2.1, whole genome shotgun sequence:
atttctcaggatctatgcaccgaaattgtgtgaaaatgtaatcacatgtcagttctagtataataaatctgtacaatggatacccgtttatcatcagaatttcttcttggtgtagcaataataatgtccagtagtgtagcttgCTATAGAAGCAACTGAGTTTTTGTATAATTAATTCATCTTTGTCTTGTCCACAGGTGGTGGTCTCTCCTCTGGTGTGATAGGAGGTGCAGTAATCAGTGGTGGCGGCTTGGGAGGCTCCTATGGTGGCGGCCTGGGATTAGCCGCGGGCGGTATCGGAGGCGGCATCGGAGGTGGAGCTGGTGGTCTGGCCTTGGCTTCTGGAGGAGGACTGGGTCTCGCTGCTGGAGGTCTCGCAGGCGGTGCCGCCCTGGGTGGTGGAGCTGCCGCAGTGGGCGGAGTGTCTCAGACCGTCCTGAGAACAGTCACCGTCCCGGTACCCGTGCCACAGCCGGTCCCCGTACCGGTGTCCCGCCCCGTTCCCGTGTCCGTACCCGTACCCCAGCCGTACCCTGTCAGGGTCCCGGAACCGGTGCCCGTCAGAGTGCCTCAGCCGTACGCAGTCAGGGTACCACACCCCGTGCCCGTAACGGTCGACCGCCCTGTCCCCGTCCCCGTACCCCAGCCCGTGCCCGTGTCCCGACCTGTCCCCGTACCTGTACCCGTACCCCAGCCGTACCCCGTCAGGGTACCCCACCCCGTGCCGGTCTCCGTCCCCCAGCCGTACCCCGTCCCCCAGCCCGTACCAGTGCCAGTGTCCACTGGCGTTAGCGCTGCTGTCGTGCCCATCGCTACCACCGGCATCATCGCCGGAGGCGGAGGACTCGGAGGCGGAATCGGAGGAGGAATCGGAGGAGGATTTGGAGGCGGACTGGGAGGCGGCATCGGAGGCGGCTTTGGAGGCGGCCTGGGAGGAGGCCTGGGAGGAGGCTTGGGAGGAGGCTTGGGAGGCGGCCTAGGAGGCGGCGCCATCATCTCTGGAGGTGGAATCGGGGGCGGTCTCGGATATGGCTACGGAAGAGGTGGACTCGCGTACGGAGGTGGTAGCCTCATCGGTGGCGGAATTGGTGGATCCTACGGAGGCGGTACCATCGTGAAGGTACTCCCGGCAGCCACAAGTTTCTCCTCAGGAGGCAGCTACGGCTCGCTCTACAAGACCTACCTCAAGCACTGACTGATCCATACACCATGAGATTCATGCCACATTTGACAACAGCACTGGATCTCTCTGGCACTAGAAACAATTCAAATTACTATAACTAGCACAAGTTACGCCTGCCAAATATTTCAGCAGCATGCATTAATTGTACTCCAGAGTACTGGAACTCCAGGTTTTCTTCCAGAAAGAAATTTCCTTAAACGTCACATCCCATGATCTCGGTTGTTGATGGGAGAATTGACGACATATAGTGTACATTTGAAATTTATACGGCATAAAGTCCGCCGAATTTTCAGTTATAACAGGAGTGAAATAGAGATTTTTGTGGCCAGTAAATCATCCTGATATCTTAGGGTATGGAAAAAAATATCGCGAGGCGATTCCCAGTGCTGTTGTCCAGAACTGAGTTGACGACATTTTGCATATATATTTCACTACTAACACAGCGATTCATTTTGCAATTTCGTTTATTATAACTGTACGATACTTCATTATTTTCTACATGTATCTATTTATGTGTGACGCACAGAATAAAATAAAGTTTATGAGCTTTGTACAAAAGCATTTGTTATTGTGCTGCCTATATTACAACCGACATTCTTGCCTGTGAACTTACGCAGTACTGTTGTCGCAACGATTTCATGACAAACAGAAGTGTCATAGTGTACGGAACAAACAAGTGAATTACTTCCTCTACCACAAAACAAGAAATTGGCTGTTTGTCAGTCTCATCATTTATTAACAGGGACggattttcttctccatggatgatACCGCACAAcgttaatttactttcaattaaaaCAGGCCTAGATGAGAAAAAAGATGCACTTTGTGATCAAAAATATCATGACACCCTATGTAATGCTGTGTTGAACTCTATAGGTCATGAGAGAAGGGATTTGGTGAGCGTTGTATGGCAGTGTAGaagaagtaacagcagaatgatTGATCAAGAGGGTTCAGTGACTTGGAACCTGGACTAATCGGATGTTACCTGAGAAACAAATCCATCCGGGACATTTCAATtctttacgtatcatgtctgtggcactgtcttccCTATTTCGCTAAAGTAAAAAacaagctgtccttctttgaaccttttcgatgtcatccgtcagtcccccgtgatgcggatcccacactgcacagctatactccacaatagggcggacaagcgagatgatgatgatgatgatgatgatgatgtttattggtttttggggcgctcaagtgctcggtcatcagcgccagtgcaaagtcccaatttttacacagtcaaatttttcACGCAATCCAATCGATGattgtgatgaaatgatgaggagaacacaaacattcagtccccgggcagagaaaatccccaatccggccgggaatccaacccgggacctcgtgatgcagaggcagcaacactgagcactagaccacgagctgcggacgggcaagtgtggtgtaggcagtctctttagtagacctgttgcaccatgTAAGTGTTCTGCCgaagaatagcagtctttggtttgctctacccacgacactatctacgtgatcgttccaatttgtgttatttgtaattttaatcacaatgtatttagttgaatttgcagttttcaggtttgtgtgacttatcgcgtaatcgaaatgtagcggatttcttttcctactcgtgtgaataacttcacacttttctttattcagagtcaattgccacttttcgaccatacagatatcgtatctaaatcattttgcaattcattttggtcatccaCTGATTTTaacagacggtaaatgacatcatcatctgcaaacaatcagacggctactgagattgtctcctatgtcgttaatataggtcaggaacaacagagggcttgtaacacttcctcggggaatgccggatattactcttatttaactcgatgactttccgtctattattacgaaatgtgacctttctgacaggaaatcacgaatccagtcgcacagttgaggcgatgttccataggcccgcagtttggttagaaggcgctcgtgaggaacggtgtcgaaaggcaTCTGGAAACctaaaagccggccgcagtggccgagcggttctatgctctacagtctggaaccgcgcgaccgctacggtcgcaggttcgaatcctgcctccggcatggatgtgtatcctgtccttaggttagttaggggactgatgacctcagcagttaagtcgcatagtgctcagagccatttgaaccatttgaaacctaaaaatatggaatcaatttgcggtcccctgtcgatatcattacttaatgagtataaagagctacacATTCAGACACTTAAATGGACGTGTCCTAGCAAAGCCGACGTAAAGACGAAAGGTGGACACACCTCACATTAATGTCTACgaacaggtgtcccgatacttttgatcagtgtaCGTTGCCGAGTCGCATGTACAGTACATTGTAACTTGTCAGCAGTTTCACAGTGAGTACATCACTTGCCGTGTAACCAGCAGAATTTTTCGCTATTTTTCTTCCTCAGACTTGCCgccctaccatacagtgctgtctTGAAGATGAATGCTTGGAGGTGCTGCTTCCTCGCTTTCGCATTAATGTGTGATACCTGTACAACACCCTTATTGACGAAAGGTTTCTTTGACAGTACTGATCTACTTCAGACGTCTTGCTTGTTTTGGCATCTTTGTATAATCATTATTTCTAAGTAGGAGTATTCTTTAATATCGTCCACCACTATGTTTTCTCATTGGTGACGTTATCGAAATCATTCACCGCTCTTTTACCAATCATCACCTTCATCTTTGTTTGGTTCATTCAGTATGCGTCTCAATAGATGTAAGTCTGCCTTACATCGGACAAGATGGATAAAGTCTCCGCATGTTAATTTTGGCACTCGACTTCCTTTCCCACTTTCCAGTTTCCTTTATTTCCTGCAACTATGCCCTGGAGGCCAATGTGAAGTGCATGATGGAGGGTACGTCCCTATATTCCTCTTATTGTGTTTTTTTCGATTTGTATAAGCAGTGTGGTAAGAAAGACTGCTTAAATACCTCTGGAATTCTAGTCTTGGAAATACATGTTGTAGTAGGTCTTTCCCTTAATGttagttcttgaaacattgtaaggAGAAAATCGTGGGGTGACTGGTGTTTACCTTCAGGCGTCCAAAAGTATGGGCTTTTCAGCGTCTGCATGGCGCTGTTCCACGGGTCAAAAAACCTGTGACAGGCcgtgcttcccttctctgtatattttcaatatccactgttagtcctacctggtatgggccccacacacctgagcaatgtCCTAGGAAGGAACACACAGTTGTCTGAATAAATCTGCTTTCTAGAATGGCCACGTTTTCCCATTATCCTAGCGATGTCATTTGACCTATCTACGATTGCTGAATCAATTTCGTAGTATcataaattgttacacccaggtatctgCACAAGCTGACAGCTTCCAAATGCAACTCATTGCTGTTGTAGTCACAGGGTAACACCTTGCTATTTCCGATAAGCACTATTTTAACTCTTGTAAAGCCGTCGGACAACCGACTAATAAATCAGTACCGAGAATGATACGCACCATTTGTCAAACGTGTGATATATTTACCACAACATGTTTCAGGACTAAGTTATTCCATTTTCAGGTGCTATAAAACAACAAATCAGTACATTTACATATACTGATAActatttaaatttagtattttatctgTCCTCAGCAACTGTAGGTATATACCCAAAGCAATCAATAACCAGTTGcattaaagaaatttaatttcttagccGATTTGAGGCACTTAGCGCCTGTCTTCTCAAGGTTATAACCATCGCATTATTTTCGAGTGTCAACATGTATCTTATTGTTAACACTCGCAAATAATGTTACAGTTAGAACGTTCTGAAGAAGTGTAGTAAGTGCCTGAAACcgcttaagaaattaaatttctgttaTGCGACTTGTTGCTGGTTATCTTGACAGTACTATGTAAGCATTTATATCGTCCTGTAATACAGAGTGGCGCACATAAAACCAGCCCGGACCGGATTGCGAACGCGCgtgagtagcattactagcttctcagtttctttgccaccttccaacagcagtagcgtgtgagtagttcatactagagatgggcaaactgaaacacgtaaatgtttcgaaacaaatgaaacagtacaatgtaatgtttcgatacggtgtttcgaaacagtgaaacagtttgtgttttgtaatctaataaacctacacattttatcatcttgaatgtctactgtgtaagtatgtccatataaacataaatgaggtgcgagagcgctaatcatatcgcacaaAGTATGAAacaggcgtcttggcagtttcgtatttcctgcagcaaatgtgctgctttcgtgtcgtgcgactttcatacttttcaattggctgaggaaagccttagctgaagacagaagaaccaccacgaacggaactggaggtgggagcaaactgcagaaacaacagatatgctactgggattcccacattccatcctgctaatttccacgcacacaaagggaatcattgtggataataggcacagtgactatagactcacaaataacgccaaataattcgaataaataacaaaatataacagaaaaaaaattttgtgtttcaaggtgtttcgaaccgttactataaatttacgatgcttcccgttcaccattacactatcagtgatatgtccaacagattgcttgcaattatacctacatcaaatttatgtacatgtctaataactgtcactctacgcctttttttatttaaaatgttgtagtcttacttacgtttcttaatatgattactgtacatgaacagagaagcgtatgttataaaaaaagtgtaatctaactcaatgattttcacatatttattattttgaatgtgaatagtaggcgttgttttattgtttggttagtgtttataaagcagatgttacgccatttcggaataggacagtcagttagaaacgaagctttattttcggatatcttaagcttcatgctcttgcttgtcaaaagatttcggcactcttgaaagtgtttcatgaagtggtatgttgtgtttcagtacctctgCCGAGCcagaatctcgtccgacacagagcggaatgaaacatcagtgtttcgatacaatcagtccgttccaggcacaggtggactgaaacagtcttattttgaaacaacgatacagtttctgtgtctggctcgagttccaagacaggggcggaatgaaacaccactgtttcgaaacagtgaaccatagccgttccgaaacactgaaacagttccaggtatcgatacactgtatcgaaacatagaaacagtggccaagtctagttcatACGGAAAGTAGTCGTTATAAACCGTGTACTTCATTGTCATGCCTTACTCCATTGAAAAACGTGTATTCATTGTTTAAGAATATGTGCGGTCTGAATCCATTAAAGTTATTCGTGACACTTTCATGAAAAGTTTCCCGACACTAACATTCCTGCAAAATCAACGATTCAGGATCTAGTGAGAAAGCGGCGTTCGACAGGCAGTGTTGTTAATTCAAAGAGAACGTGGCAAACGTGACTCCACACACTGAAATAAGTCCCTACAAATCAACACGACGATTATCACAGAAATGTAGAATATCTCGCAGGTCATGTCAACGCATCCTTCATGGCTTGAAAATGAAACCTTGCCGTGTGAGTGatgttcagcaaataaaagaagcggacAAGGGTAAGCGTAAacacattactgtaattggttgctggaaaACGTCGCTGCGGGACATATTGATCCGTTCCTCCTTTTTTCGACGGATGAAGCTCGGTTACACCTGTCGGGTTACGTTAATTCACACAACACAAGacactgggctacagagaatcccaaTGGCATACTGCAAAAGCCGTTACATGTTTTAAAAATTGGTGTATGGTGAGCTGTATCTGGTAACAGAATTATCGGGCGATTGTTCTTCAACGAAACTGTCAACACACATGCTTCCTTGCaactctacaatgaattttcagCTCTGTTAACAACTTTGAcgtctggcgacaccacagtgcagtcgtctgcatagtatcgtgcagtggccggcgacagcacttttgtatcttttgcattctgttgaagttttgtttaggttcaaatggctctgagcactatgggactcaactgctgtggtcatcagtcccctacaacttagaactacttaaacctaactaacctaaggacatcacatacacccatgccagaggcaggattcgaacctgcgaccgtagcaacagcgcggctccggactggagcgcctataaccgcacggccaccgcggccggcttttgtttgGGTAACAATAAgtcacacacgtcaacaagttttttgtttttataagtacttgggcactttcatcatggcagacgaaagaaacgatacgattatttacgatgaatgtgtGGACGTCTTGTCTGaagttccggacgacttggccgattgggaagaagacattggatatttaaaaaaatgaaagtgaagcagaatggcAGGAAGATAGTggaatacgtccaagaagaatccgGCGattgctacggttgccaactgattcggatgaatcagacgaataaGACAgactatgtttccagaatgagattttcactctgcagcggagtgtgcgctgatatgaaacaggagagcttctgtaaagtttggaaggtaggagacgagatactggcagaagtgaagctgtgaggagcgggcgtgagtcgcgcttcggtagctcagatggtagagcacttgcccgcgaaaggcaaatgtcccgagttcgagtctcggtcgggcatacagttttaatctgccaggaagtttcaagacagactatgatttactgagaaCCAATAATAAATTTGGAGGATCTCCGGAaccacacatatttcccaaagatactcagagcgtcgaggatatcgtaggaTTATATAACGGGAACGATATATTTGAATATATttgcaacgaaaccaacaagtattacaggcaaaattgcaatagaaggaaactggattaataaaaaattgtCGACATTACGGGACCCAAACTTATAAAATGATTTGgggttgctatccttatgggaattgtaaaaaagcaaggatcgatgattactggtcaacgaatccgttgatagacacaccaatatttcgcaaaacgatgcccCGCAACCTATTCAGAcaaatatcatttttacatttttctgacaataacaataaaccggataatgccgaccagcttttcaaagtgcaattcgtaatttattatttttccaaaaagtttaaagaaacgtttcatctaagtcaaaacatctcaattgatggaAGAGTGATACCGTGGCTTggaaagttaaattttaaagtttacaatcggtcaaaaattacgaaatatgtcaTACTTATTCGAATGCTGTGAGATTCGAATAcgagatacatttcctcattcaagatatattccggcgctggaaaaCCTTTAACAAAATCAGTGATGGAACTAtcgacaccttcttatggaaagtggcatcacttctACATGAATAATTATTAAAagagtgtagaacttgcagagaagttacttgaaaagaaaatttgtgtatgtggaacgatacggcaaaatagagaatTTACGGAAATATTAAAGCACGCAAAAGTTTATgggtttgaagcttgtcatcaacggaaaggtgacaagcggccgacgACCAGCCAAGTAATACGCatcagcgctgccggcgccaagcgaataaatttgtacgagacgtgaggGCGGCAAAGTGTTAAACTCCAAACAAAATATGCTGTAcatatttccagcaagatggggcagcTTCTCATACGTCGGATTTGTCCTTAGCTCGTTTACATACTTATTTTACTGAAGAGAGGACATTAGGAAGGGCTTGTGACCATCCCGCTCTCCGAACTTGTCACCAACTGACTGTTACCTCAGGGGATTTCTA
This genomic window contains:
- the LOC126106247 gene encoding elastin-like, with the translated sequence MPFRRHRGRLESLQNPKRPRPHSSGVCSSASDRYIYRRRRRDRHISSSPLEEEDSGYRQGSTVRTTRIVMRTTALVLGWALLAAAVVYAEEAPVAKKVDKRGIFTIGSGLGLGGGYGGYGYGLGGGLSSGVIGGAVISGGGLGGSYGGGLGLAAGGIGGGIGGGAGGLALASGGGLGLAAGGLAGGAALGGGAAAVGGVSQTVLRTVTVPVPVPQPVPVPVSRPVPVSVPVPQPYPVRVPEPVPVRVPQPYAVRVPHPVPVTVDRPVPVPVPQPVPVSRPVPVPVPVPQPYPVRVPHPVPVSVPQPYPVPQPVPVPVSTGVSAAVVPIATTGIIAGGGGLGGGIGGGIGGGFGGGLGGGIGGGFGGGLGGGLGGGLGGGLGGGLGGGAIISGGGIGGGLGYGYGRGGLAYGGGSLIGGGIGGSYGGGTIVKVLPAATSFSSGGSYGSLYKTYLKH